The following coding sequences are from one Triticum aestivum cultivar Chinese Spring chromosome 5A, IWGSC CS RefSeq v2.1, whole genome shotgun sequence window:
- the LOC123103427 gene encoding ras-related protein RGP1, translating to MSRGGGYGEMGQKIDYVFKVVLIGDSAVGKSQLLARFARNEFSLDSKATIGVEFQTKTLQIDNRTVKAQIWDTAGQERYRAVTSAYYRGAVGAMLVYDMTKRQSFDHMARWLEELRSHADKNIVIMLIGNKSDLGTLRAVPTEDAKEFAERESLFFMETSALEATNVEKAFMTGLEEIYRTVSKKNLVANDEANSGGNSSLLKGTKVIIPGQEPAPPAKAACCMSS from the exons atgtCTCGTGGCGGCGGCTACGGGGAGATGGGGCAGAAGATCGACTATGTGTTCAAGGTGGTGCTCATCGGCGACTCCGCCGTCGGCAAGTCGCAGCTGCTGGCGCGGTTCGCGCGCAACGAGTTCAGCCTCGACTCCAAGGCCACCATCGGCGTCGAGTTCCAGACCAAGACCCTCCAGATCGACAACCGCACCGTCAAGGCCCAGATCTGGGACACCGCGGGACAAGAGAG GTACCGAGCAGTAACAAGTGCCTATTACAGAGGTGCAGTAGGAGCTATGCTAGTGTATGACATGACCAAGCGCCAGTCCTTTGATCATATGGCACGGTGGCTCGAGGAATTGCGAAGCCATGCTGACAAGAACATTGTTATCATGCTCATCGGGAACAAATCGGACCTGGGCACCCTCCGGGCTGTCCCAACAGAGGACGCCAAGGAGTTCGCCGAGCGTGAGAGCCTTTTCTTCATGGAGACGTCCGCTCTTGAGGCTACCAACGTGGAGAAGGCCTTCATGACCGGCCTCGAAGAGATATACCGCACCGTCAGCAAGAAAAACCTTGTCGCCAACGACGAGGCTAACTCCGGTGGGAACTCGAGCTTGCTGAAAGGAACGAAAGTTATCATCCCTGGCCAGGAGCCGGCCCCTCCGGCCAAGGCAGCATGTTGTATGTCCTCCTAG